The sequence GAAAATCATATACAGCTCTctcctctttggagaggaagaaCATAGCATGTATGGGGAACTGATGCTCTTGTCAAATAATAAACAGTAAAGTAAGTTCTGGCAAAGTTAAGAGTAGGATCCAAAACGGAGCTAATCACTGtgatatttttaacataaaatttgaAACATTCTGTTACTGGCCAACAATAGGAAAATGAAAGCTATTGTACGTCCATGACACAGTGTATTCTTCATCCATTAGAATAGTGTATACAAAGAATTGTCATTTGCATGGGGAATGTTTCTGCCtcaatgtagagggaaaaaagaaccCAAGAGATTATTTCCATTATgtaaagtatttattgaaaaattttcTAGGGAAAAAATGGACTAAAATGTTAATCATAACTGCCTTTGGGTGGGATTGAATGTCCTATATCTTAtggttttttcatattttctttcctatgcatttcaaacctttaaGATTAGAGAGACATTTTACTGAAATAAGGAAACACAGTGTTGGTCTGTGATCTACACATCTGACAGTGAATAGTCTTTCATGGCTCCTGGAATGGGGATGTAAAATGAGGATCAAAACCCAGGAGAGTTCACTGTCAATAACAACAATTATTGGTGGAAGTTCTCCTGGAGTGTGATTTAAGCTATGAATATTTAAGTGCAGTGGGGACTTTGGGGCCAGGGAAAACTACCCTGAGATAGTGTCTACAGACACTTACTTGTTAAGATTTTGTATTTTGATTTAAACTGAGAACTTAAACTAACCTTACTCATTATATGGGTTTGGTTTCTTCTGGCCTAGGCATAATCCATTGGAAATGCCCCAATATTAGTTCTGGATATGTAATTTAAATGAGGGTCCTAGAGAGCGCAAGCATCAGCTCTAATATTACTCTATTCTGAAagcttctttttgtttctcaaaCATCTTCTTTAATTTATAGGCTCATTGGTCTCTCCCTTAAAACTACTACTGCTAATTTATGGAAGTGGAAGAGTTGAAAGTTATTTTTGGAAAGTTTTGTTTCTCCCTGTGACTGAGTAGATTAACTGGTTAAAAACATAAGAACAGAGAAATTCAGCTCTCACCACAATGATTAattttactgttgttcagttttttaagaagagaCATAAAACTCCATTCTTttagtaaaaaaatattttattaatcgTTCAggcaatacatatttatatgccTATCTTATAACCAGACGGCTGCTGTGAATAAATTGGGGGAAACCTGCATGAAGTCTTTTTGAGAGCGAACAGTTGATGGCAACTGTCTCCAGAGTTTGCCATACTTACTTAGGTCTTCCAAATCCCTTCCGGGAGGAAATGagtttcttttccatcatggtttcaTAGAGGCCACTGTATGAAGGACTGAGTAGAAATTTCCCTTAGAAAAGATCAACTACCATTTATATGCAAGTGACACATAAAACTCACTGGTCCCCTTTAAATTTTCATTCCCAAATGTTTGCTTCATCACCAAGGTCGCTGGTATTATTTTTCTGACAATGGAAAGAAAAGATTACCATAATTCTGCTCTCCCAGGTATGagaattttgaaatctttttaacTCAACTCTGTATTTTGCTCTGCTTGAGAATCCAAAGCAAAAATTGCACATGACCTTTCCTAGATCTGTAATGATCATGGTTTCTAGCTGCAGACAGCGGAGTCCACTCCAGGAGTTCAGTAGAGAGAAGTAACTCCCTCTTTGGGGGCATTTAGAAATACATGGGGGCATTTTTATCACAGTGGAATGTAGTGCCCAGGGGTCAGGGATGTTAAATATCCTGCACAATAAAGAATTGTTTCATCCAAAATATCAGAGAACCCCCCTTGAGAAACATTGAGCTCCGGGTCAGCTTCATGGGCGCAAACTGTGCGGTCACACAGGCCCACTGCTCGGTTTCACGCTCTGCCGTTACCATGCTGAAAATCTTCATACTTTTATGTCTGAATGTCTGTTTTACAAAAGAAGTCAGTGGTACAATGGATCATACAGGCAAGGAGAGGAGGCAACCTCTTTGTCTTTTCCCTTAATACCCAGTTTGCATACATCAGTATAATGCCTCCCAAGGATTATGATGAACCTAAGCAGTACAGGAACTCAGAGAGTTACAAAGTGGCTACAAGGCAAGCATGTTACATCAGTGACTGATTTAGTGGAGGCACTGACAGTTCTAAGAGGCAATGCTTTCCATTTCAACCAGAACTTGTGTCAGGTATAGAAAGAAGACAGTAGCATCCTAAGACACACAAGTGACCAAGTAACTCTATCGTATCCTTTCTTGTTGTGTGTTACTTTCCTGTATGACTATTTTCACTGAAAATGATGACACAGAAGGAAGGGGATAGGTAGGGCAACCCAtagttcctttcagttcagtccttccTTACTCAGGTTGATAGGCTGTGCTCATaccaagaagggaaagaaatagctcagttggttgtATGCAGTATTTACACTGCTTGAAAAGCACAAAATACATCCTTGTGGCATGTATAAACTACAAAACATGAACTGTGTAGTTTTGGTGATTTCGTGTATGAGTTAAACGCTCTTCTATTTGCATCTATAAATGGCACTGCACAATTAAAGATAAATGGTAAAATTCATGCTAATAatctaaaattctaatttttctatACTCAGAATaacattaaaacataaattaaaaaaaaacagcatgacaaaagaaagaaaaagcctaaTATTTCAGTACATGTAATGgcaatttttttcctgctttgtgAACAGGGGCcctacatttttcattttgctctgGGCTCAACAAACTGTGTAGCTGACTGTGACTGAGCTAGTTTAAGCAGAAAGGGATTAAAGGATACTACTTAGCTCATACATCTCTGAGAGGACCAGACAATCAGGCTTGGATAATACATCGCTAGAAACAACATCCAGAAAAAAACCGCACCAGGAAGAACATTCATCCCACATCACATTGCTATTCTAGCAGAAACCCACCATGGCACCACTTGCCAGTCAGCACCTAAGACTCCCAAAATGCCAGAACTCCTCCCCAGGCACTCAAGAATCAGACACCTCTGCCATGGTGTTTGCCAGAAAATCCCACTGCCCTGAGTGCAGTAGAGGCACTGTGTTGCTCATTTTCAGGTCTGTGTCTTGAATGGGCGCATTTGATTGCTGGAAACTAGGTCGCATGGAGTGAAAGGCTGAAGCTAGCTGGTAATCGTCAGCTTCTTCTCCAACTAACTCCCCATTCAGTGAAACCAATTTGATAGCTTGGGAGTATTCACACAATGAAAATTGGTCAGTACTAgaaatcagggtctttcccctcCTCCAGCCATCCTTAATGACTTACCAGCACACCACTCATCCATGCCAGTACTCCAGTTGCAAGGCAGTGttgaaacagtattttaaaattttctaacttCTAAAGTACAGAAAAGCAAGCTAGAAGGGGGTTGGATAAGTGTTGAGTAAGCCGTCTTATAATATCTGCCAAAAAATTATGGTATCCATTGTTTTCTGTTCTAGATTATAAACTGCTAAGAGGCGGATGCTAATAGACATTGAACAGTATTGGTATAAACGGCTGAGCAGGCTTTTACTAAAGGCATGACATGATGAGCATAGGTCAGTGAACTAGAAGAGATGATCCAATGTTGATTGATATGACTATAATACATTTCTATGATGCTAGACTGTAAAATCTCTAAGAGCAGGAACCGTGTCTGCTTTCTCACTATATCTCAAATCACTTGGCAAACAGTCACTTAACAGTAACAACTCCTCAAATAGATGCTCTAAGGTTATTGAGTATAGCGTTCAATTTTGGCATTTCTCATATTGTATGTCGGTAAGAGTTCCAAATGATTTTACTGTTTTCAGACGAGTTAAATGCCTGGATGTCAAAGTTTATGATGGTactttcacatacattatctcataaTATCCCATAAAAGTTAAAACAGGAATTACTCTCcatttaatagatgaggaaagaaaCCCCCCAAAACAGTTATCTTTCCAAACTCATTTACCTAGCAAATGATGGTTTTTCATTCTCTAACTTAAGAGTCCAGAGCTCTTTCTCACCTCTGAAGAATATATTGACAAAACACATTTGACAGTGATTAATTAGGGGAGTATTGTCAGGTTTTCAATCTGAGCATTAATTTAATTACATGCAACTGGACACAATATCCTAATTTCATGCTGCAAATGTTTCTCTTCAAGAGTGAACTTTTCCTTCTTTGGAGTTCTAGAAGGATCTGAATGGTGGTTCCAACTGCCTTTTCTTAAAGTAAATGTTGATTTAAGAGgtaggaggaaagaaaacattttctagaAATAGCTAATCTGTGAATTTGATGGTTGgtaattgtttagtcactaaattgtgttcaactcttgtgacccatggattgtagctcaccaggttcctctgtcaatgggatttcccaggcaagaacacttttACCTTTTTCTAGTTAGGAATAGTATAAATATTATGGATTTACTAGATTGTAATATAGTACAGGCACTCATGATTTTGTATTACCGAAGAACCATGACAGTGGTGGGTGGAGTTGCTAACAATACAGATTCCCAGGTCCCATCCCTCAAAAATGTGATTTAGTAAGGGCCAAACTATTAAatcttttttcaaatattaaattttaaagaacaCTCTAGTGGCATAGAATACTGTGAGAATCACTGGTACTGTGCATTTGATATTCAGTTTGTACAAGGTATTTTTCCAGAAAGTGCATTTTGTATGGTAgtccttttttaaaatcacttccaTTGCCTTCTAAAACTTAAAATCAACTTAAGAGATtttgcctctttttaaaatactAGGTAATTTTCTGTATATTAGTAGAAATCTTGCTACCTATGTTTATAATCATGCTCTCAGGTTGAAAACGCAGGCTAATTTGATGTGGTAATCAGTCTCGAATTCCCTGGAGCAGATTCTTATTAGCATTGTATGTCATGGAATTTATAGACAGCTTATCAGTGCTCTGTCCCTTTGAGCCTTCTGGTTTTCCTACTTTGAGAACCACAGTATTTCCAAATGAGGATCTCTCACAACACTTCAAATATATAGCAACCTACTAACCATTAAAATACACCTGGAAATACATgtatgaaagaatgatctctaaTTTGGGTAGACTGAAAATGACTGTCAAAAGTCCTAATTCAGTGGCATATTTCAAACTTGGAAACACGGTTTCTGCCGTCTACTGCTTAAATAATTTTGCTGGGAAGAAACTCTTATAAATTTTTACGTGAAAACTCTCGTTTCACAGATGAGCAAACAGAGGCcccgaaaaaaaaaaacaatttgtccaaggtcacgcCCAGTGTTAGTGCCCAAGTCAGACAAAAAACCTAACGGTTCCAATATTATGGACAACTCAGCTGCATCGCCTACTACCCTGTTTTTTACCCCCTCCTTTTTGGATGAAGTTGTTTTGTCTAACGGTCCTTCCCTTTTGCTTTCTGGCCTTAGGCTAGTAAACCCTCACACAAACCATTAATGAATAACACTGGGAGTCCACATCTGATGGCGGTGACTTTCACGGGCCTTATCTTTGGCCGAAAATTTCGCTGAAGGGCTCTCAATCCTACATTCCGCcggggaaaggaggggaggagggaggtcaCTGGGAACTGACAAGTCCTTACATGTCCAGGCGCGCGCCCGGGACGCAGCCTGCAGGCCCCGGGAGGAAACCAAGGAAGGATATGCTACGGCGAGAGGGAAGCACAGGGGCGGGAGAAAAACACCGCGGTGGGAAATCCCTGTGCACTGGATCTGCCAACCCCTGGCAAAGATGAGCAGAGCCGAGCGTGAATAAATCTCATTAAGCGGCCGGGTGCAGACACTGCAGAACGGCGACGGAGAAGGAGGGGGCCCGGCGTCTCGCACGTCCGGGAGAGAGCGGCGGGGCGGCCCTTTTATAGGCCGAAGCCCGCGCTCGCGCGCCCCCGCCCCTCGCACCGCCCCTGGGCCACGCGCGAGGCCGCGGCGTTACCTGAGAAGGGCCGGCTGCGTCCGCCGCCCCCGCCTCCCGCGAGGCCGCGGCGGCACGAGATCTGCGCCGcgcctcctcccccccccccccaccccgccccactccCGCGGGCGGGTTTTCTTACCTTGTGAAAGGCCGTTTCCGCGGCTGCCCCCGCCTTCTCTGCAGGATGTGAAATGGCGGTCGGCGAAGCGAGCGCGATCGCCGCGGCTCCGGCCAATCCCGCCTAGCCGCCAAAAAACGACCCTGAACACtggcgccccccccccacccccctccccgccgGGCCCTCCGAGCCCATCCATGACATCGGTGCTCCACCGCCCCCTCCCTCCGCTGCCCCTCACCCCAGGTGGCCGTGCCCACCGGCCGAGTCATCGATTCCTCGCGCCCCGCGCGGGCCCGGCTCTCCCGCAGCCACCGCCCTCGCTGCGTgcccgggggcggggggagaaagCACCTAGTCGGCCCCCCGCTTGGGTGTCCCGCTCGGGTGCCCGCCCCGCTCCCTCCCTTTCCCGCCGTGTCCCCTCCCCCAACTACTCTTGGCCCTCCCTTCGCcccacacgctcacacacacacacacacacacagccccttctcccctcccccagtggtTGCGTCCGTGACATCATCATCATGGCAACAAGAGCTGCAGCCGGGGACCGAGGAGCCCGTGTGATtcccggcggcggcggcagtgGCGGGAGCACCAGCAGCAGCACCGACGAAAGCGCGAGGGCTTCTCCCCGGTCGCCCCTCGCCGGGTGCTCCtgaggcggcggcggcagcagtgCCCACgccgccccgcccgcccgccgccgcgGCTCGCCGCGTCTGAgtgtgaggggagggggcgccgccgccgccgccgccgccgctgtgGGGCCGCCGCTGCGGAAGGAACCGCCGCTGCTGCTGCCGTTGCCAGGTCGCTAGTGAAGAGGTGGCGGCGGCGGCAAACATGTTTTCAGTGAGGATAGTGACTGCCGACTACTACATGGCCAGCCCGCTGCAGGGGCTGGATATCTGCCGATCCCCCCTCACCCAGGCCCCTGTCAAGAAGGTGCCGGTGGTGCGAATCTTCGGAGCGACCCCGGCAGGTAagcgggcgcggggcgcgggcggGAGCGGCGGGCGCCCGGGCAGCTCTCCCCGCCGCGCACTCGCGCGCACGCCGCCGGCGCCGGCCCTCTCGGCTGATCGCTGCCGCGTCGTCCCTCCCCTTCGCCCTCCTCGCCTTTTCCTCCCGAGCGTGACGAGAGGCGCAAAAATGTGGGTCCGCGCGAGCgttccgcccccccgcccccccaatcCAACCCCAGGCGGGGAGGCGGCGGGCGCCGAGTGTTTACACCGCGTGCGGCGGTCGGGAGCCGGGTCCGCACTCGGGGTCGCGCGGGCAGGCGGAGCGGGCGTCGCTCTCGCCCAGGAGGACTGGGTCAGGTGGCTGCGCCATGTCTTCCGTGAGCGGGCGCGCAGGGTCCCCCCTCTGAGGTGGGTGACTGGTGGGACCTCGGACACCCTCTGCGTCTCCCAAGTGCCCCTTGCTGGAAACGGCTTGAGGAGTAGGGAAGTGTCAGCTCTGTTGTCAGTCGCTCCTCGTCGCCTCTTCTTATCAGCGCTCTCCTCTGCCCCTTCTGGAGATGCTGTGGGCTGAAGAGTGGCGCCTGGGGCCAGATAATCTTTCTCATTGAAGTGACCATGTGGTTCTGCTGTGAGGGCAGGTCGTAACTCTGGAGTTTCAAGTAAAGCCTCGGGAGTCTGGGGGGCAGGGCTCCGTCCCCAGGTGCGTTGCTTTCAGGGAAGTGTGTATCCGCGGAAGTAGGAAATGCATGTTTATGTCGCCCAGTGTAAAACATCCCACTTAATAGCGTCAATTTCATAAGAACCACAGCTAAGCCCAGCAAGGCAAACATTAAAGCAATGTCTCTATGCTGGGTTGTAGGATTGCATTTTAAATACACGTACATTTAAGACAATacactttttaatacgctgttttgttttcaaaaactaTTTCGAACAAGTGGGGTGGGGAGACAGAAGCTACGTTCTCAGAAGCTCTTGGGGATTTATGATGGTATAAGTAGGATAGTGGCCAGATTTGCAAGATTTTAAATTGCTTTGCTTTTCTACACGCTTTGAACTGCCTATGTGAAATAATGGAGCTGCCTCCTAGAAAGAGATGCTCTCTAGCTATGTACTGCCCTATGGGATTTTAGATAGCATTTCCCACTTGATGCTCCTTGCATCACCATTCATCTTATTACTACAGTCAGTTTTCCTGTGGGCTATCAAGATAATAGCACTTTCCAAACTCAAGCACTCATTCTAAGCAATTATCTTTTAATGTGAATTCTCTTCGTTAAAAATTTCAGTGCTGTTAGTGAGATTTGATAGAATGgtatttgatatttctttttaaaatagtaacaaAGCTTTTGATGATATCGGCTTTTTAAGGTGGGGTATTTGAATGCTGTTAACAATTTGTTGAAAGTGTAACACCTGAAACTTAGAGGCTGGAGTATAGAGGCAATAAAATGTTTTGAAGGATAGATTTTCTGCCCTTTTAAGTATAGTGGTGCTGTCTTTATTTCTAATTGGAATTTCAGTGTAATATACTGTTTTTTTTCACTTCAGGTACAGAGGAAAAATAAGATAGTGATGTTGATATAACTCTGTTCAGCCACATTTTGAAATTATCAGGGGACGTGCTAATACTGTGGCGTATACTGGGTATTACAATTTATATGGTTTGGGTTACTTTGCTACACAAAGTTTTTTTTCCTACACTAGTCATTAAATATGTATCCTTGAGTGATTTGCAGGCTTTGTTTTATAGACAAGTTTTgtttgtggaaaaaaaatttcactgtGAGCTAGTAGTAATTTTATTAtatgaaaaatcttttaaaaataaagaatatggtGTACATTTGtttctcagtattaaaaaaagacGTGAACTAGTCTGTAGAaagaaatacatattcttttctcttGGCCATCTTACAATAGATTACCAGCATCactcccctttaaaaaaaaactggatttttaaaaatacgcCTTGAAATATGTAATGGAAATCAGAGTTTTTTTGTATATACACTGAAAGATACAAAACTTGTCACAGAGAATTTCAAACTTTAAGTTGTTAAGGATTATTGAATTGGGTTTGCTATAAAATTTTTGTGTTtcctcaaaaggtgaaaaattttGATGTCACTGGCATACATTTAGAGTTTACAGCTTTCAGAAATCAAGCCAGCATTTCTAGCATGTAAAATTAATGTTAATAAACATAAGCAAAAACTATATTATTATCTGCTTCTGAATTCTCTCCCCAGAGAAAACCAGTCCAGCCACctagtaaaataaattttgaaaataatataaaaaagaagtcAATTTGGTTCTCTAGTTTGAATGCTAGAATTTTTAATGAGAACAGATCTATTGTTTGAAATCACAaactatgtttatatatttactgattagtaaaattaatgaaaaagtgTAACACGGTAAATCTATGAAATTAAGTTTTTCCTATATAGTAGTTAATTTTGGGAGTCCTCAATTCCTTACGTTggtttggagaaaatatttttaaactgagtttGCATTTCAAgtgaaattgtgaaaaatagcagcagaagAAATCTTCCAAATAAAGTGACCATTTCAGATGCACATTATAAAATTTTGAACTGATTCATTTATTAGATTTTTACTAGTTCAGTTTTTCTATTAttgcatgaaaaatatttttctgctttagaAAACAGTCCAGTTGACTTCCTATTGTCCTATGTTTTGAGGGCATATTTGagtaatttaagaaataaatttagtgTCTTAGGTTTAAAAGCTCTCATATCTTAGTTGGTGAAATTtgtaaaggtattttaaaaactggtaCATTCAGATTTGAATGGTAAATCCTGATTGATTTAATCCCTTTCTGATTGAGGATATTGGTTCCTGAGAGAATCACTTATATTTTCTATATGTAAGTgatggaattatttttaaaaacccaaaaacatcttttgctttttttccactCATGTAAAAGTGACTTGAGTATTGTTTTGACATACAATGTATTGAGCAATTTAACAACTTTTTGTTAACTTGTTTTAGTGGAGGGAGCCCAGGTTATACCTAACTACAGTCCAAGACAgcgttttttattttttcacttagatTTGAATATGGGTGTGAGTGCTCTGGGATTTCACTTCAAAAAAAATCCTAGGGCTTTACTATGAGGAACTGACTCAGGTGAATCTGGGAAGCTGCCCAGTTACCACATCCCAACTCTTGCTTATTAGTTGCCTGATGTAACTCACTTCACATTGAGTTTAGCTTAGATAGctttctcagttttctcagcatcaATTTAAAACAGAATTATCCTTTCAAAAGCTTCCCTGCTGAGATGCAGAGGAGGAGTAAATAGAAGAGTGTGAGCGAGATGTTCACAAAGCAAGTAATTAAACAAAGTAGGCCAAACAGACTATAGAGGGAGCTGCTTGACTTTAAGATTACTGTA comes from Dama dama isolate Ldn47 chromosome 28, ASM3311817v1, whole genome shotgun sequence and encodes:
- the LOC133048184 gene encoding keratin, type I cytoskeletal 9-like: MFAAAATSSLATWQRQQQRRFLPQRRPHSGGGGGGGAPSPHTQTRRAAAAGGRGGVGTAAAAASGAPGEGRPGRSPRAFVGAAAGAPATAAAAGNHTGSSVPGCSSCCHDDDVTDGGPRVVGGGDTAGKGGSGAGTRAGHPSGGPTRCFLPPPPGTQRGRWLRESRARAGREESMTRPVGTATWGGIGRSRGDRARFADRHFTSCREGGGSRGNGLSQVFLQL